GTTGCCGGTCCAGTTGTGGAAGTACTCATGCGCGACGATGCTCTCGATGCGATGGAAGTCGGCATCGGTGGCGGTGGCGGGCGAGGCCAGCAGGGCGCTGGTGTTGAAGATGTTGAGGCCCTTGTTCTCCATCGCGCCCATATTGAAGTCGGACACGCCGACCACCATGAAGCGTTCCAGATCCAGCGGCAGCTTGAAGCGCGCCTCGTCCCAGACGATGGAGGCGATCAGCGAGTTCATCGCGTGCTCGGTCTTCTCCAGATCGCCGCGGCGCACGAAAACCTGCAGCAGATGGTCCTTGCCGGCGCGGGTGCGGATGCGCTGCTCGCGTGCCACCAGGTCGCCCGCCACCAGGGCGAACAGATAGCTGGGCTTGGGGAAGGGGTCGTGCCACTTGGCAAAGTGGCGGCCATTGTCGAGCTCGCCCGCTTCCAGCAGATTGCCGTTCGACAGCAGCACCGGGTACTTGGCCTTGTCGGCGCGCAGATGCACCGAATAGACCGCCATCACGTCCGGGCGATCCAGGAAGTAGGTGATGCGGCGGAAGCCCTCGGCCTCGCATTGCGTGAAGAAGCTGCCGCCCGAGGTGTAGAGACCGCTCAAGGAGGTGTTCTTCTCGGGCGCGCAGCTGTTGCGGATCTCCAGCGTGAAGTCGGCATCGGGCGCGCCCTCGATGATCAGCTCATGCCCTTCCTGGCGGAAGGACACGCTATCGCCATTGATCAGCACGCGCAGCAGGTTGAGCTCTTCGCCATGCAGGCGCAGCGGGCCATGCGGCACGGCGCTGTTGCGCTCGATCTGCATCTTGCTGGTCACCAGGGTCTTGGCCGGCTCCAGGTCGAAGGTCAGGTCTACGGTGCGAATCCAGAAGGCCGGGGCCAGGTAGTCTTCGCGGCGGATCAGAGTGGCAGAGCCTTCACGCATGGTGGGCATCCTTGGAATAAAGCGAAGCCCCGGCTGGATCGCAGCCGGGGCAGGGTGGGTTTAAACGCCTTGCTTCAGGCTCTCGGAAATGAAGGGGTCGAGATCGCCGTCCAGCACCTTCTGGGTGGCCGAGGTCTCGTAGTTGGTGCGCAGGTCCTTGATACGGCTCTGGTCCAGCACATAGCTGCGGATCTGGTGACCCCAGCCCACATCGGTCTTGGTGTCCTCGAGCTTTTGCTGCTCTTCCTGGCGCTTGCGCATCTCGTGGTCGTACAGGCGCGAGCGCAGGCGCTTCCAGGCCACGTCGCGGTTGCTGTGCTGGCTGCGGCCGTCCTGGCATTGCACCACGATGCCGGTCGGGATGTGGGTCAGGCGCACCGCCGAGTCGGTCTTGTTGATGTGCTGGCCGCCGGCGCCCGAGGCGCGGAAGGTGTCGGTGCGTACATCGGCCGGGTTGATGTCGATCTCGATCGAGTCATCGATCTCGGGGTAGACGAACAGCGAGGCAAAGCTGGTGTGGCGGCCGCCCGAAGAGTCGAACGGGCTCTTGCGCACCAGGCGGTGCACGCCGGTCTCGGTGCGCAGCAGGCCGAAGGCATATTCGCCCTCCACCTTGATGGTGGCGCTCTTGATGCCGGCCACGTCGCCAGGGGTCTCGTCTTCCAGCGTTGCCTTGAAGCCCTTGCGTTCGCAGTACTTCAGGTACTGACGCAGCAGCATGCCGGCCCAGTCGCAGGCCTCGGTGCCACCGGCGCCGGCCTGGATGTCGATGAAGCAGTTGCTCGGATCGGCCGGGTTGTTGAACATGCGGCGGAACTCGAACTGCTCGACGATCTCCCGCAGCTTGGCCGCGTCGGCCTCGATCGCCTCCAGGCCGGCGAAGTCGTCGTCGGCCTTGGACATCTCGTACAGCTCGCTGTTGTCCGAGAGGTTGCTGGTGAGGTGGTTGATGGTCTCGACCACGTTTTCCAGCGTGCGCTTTTCCTTGCCCAGCTCCTGGGCCCGCTTGGGCTCGTTCCAGACGTTGGGGTTCTCCAGCGCGGCGTTGACCTCGTTCAGTCGCAGTGCTTTGCGGTCGTAGTCAAAGATACCCCCTTAGCGCGTCGGTACGCGCTGTCAGATCGGCGAGGGTGGACCCGATGGCATTGATGCGTTCGATATCCATGGTGTTTCCAGTTCTAGGCTCGGGTGCGAGCAACCGCGCATTTTTACATGAGCCGGCATGGGGCACACTGGGAGCCCTGCTCATTCAGCCACGGAATCGGTGCCCATGAACCTTGAATCCGACCCCAGCCGGCCCAGTCTTGCCGAGGCGCAGCGGCAGAGTTACTGGCTCAGGACGCGGCGCCTGACGCTGTGGCTGCTGCTGATCTGGGCCGGGGTGAGCTTCGGCCTGATCTACTTTGCGCGCGATCTGAGCTTCACCTTCTTCGGCTGGCCGTTCAGCTTCTGGGTGGCTTCGCAGGGCGCGCTGCTGGTCTATCTGGCCATCGTCGTCTACTACGCCTGGGCGATGCGGCGGCTGGACGCGGCCCAGCGCGAGCTGGACTGAGTGCGCACCGAGGGCGAGCCCTGCGGCTTGCCCGACGGCCCACGAAGGCCCGGGCGCCTGCCCGCGCCCGGGCTGACCGGTCAGCCCAGAAAGGCCGCCAGGGCCTCGGCCAGCTCCTCCGGCTGGTCGTGGTGCAGCATATGGCCGGCATC
This portion of the Paucibacter sediminis genome encodes:
- the prfB gene encoding peptide chain release factor 2 (programmed frameshift); translated protein: MDIERINAIGSTLADLTARTDALRGYLDYDRKALRLNEVNAALENPNVWNEPKRAQELGKEKRTLENVVETINHLTSNLSDNSELYEMSKADDDFAGLEAIEADAAKLREIVEQFEFRRMFNNPADPSNCFIDIQAGAGGTEACDWAGMLLRQYLKYCERKGFKATLEDETPGDVAGIKSATIKVEGEYAFGLLRTETGVHRLVRKSPFDSSGGRHTSFASLFVYPEIDDSIEIDINPADVRTDTFRASGAGGQHINKTDSAVRLTHIPTGIVVQCQDGRSQHSNRDVAWKRLRSRLYDHEMRKRQEEQQKLEDTKTDVGWGHQIRSYVLDQSRIKDLRTNYETSATQKVLDGDLDPFISESLKQGV
- a CDS encoding DUF4212 domain-containing protein, giving the protein MNLESDPSRPSLAEAQRQSYWLRTRRLTLWLLLIWAGVSFGLIYFARDLSFTFFGWPFSFWVASQGALLVYLAIVVYYAWAMRRLDAAQRELD